The following proteins are co-located in the Sulfurospirillum deleyianum DSM 6946 genome:
- the dgt gene encoding dGTPase, producing the protein MIDYKQKISTEREFYPINDLEYSIESDRGRILSAPAFRRLQKRTQVFALELNASIRTRLTHSLEVSQTARFIAKNILSKLEKDGLATYGLEGCKNAFISTSEMTSLLHDIGNPPFGHFAEQTINKWIKENALPLIETFPASTDKTKELKATLSQDLCNYDGNAQAIRVITKLQRLNLSYTQIASVVKYTRGAYEEKPTKGEPFDYLMKKPGFYYSEKGFIEKIQDKLNIKHGCRFPLTYIMEAADDISYLTADLEDSVEKGILNLDKVYELIKAECEKEGETYLLEVIQDRYDQAKKNDEPYQFSMFFTLVRAKLVTSLVYHVVDIYINNHEAIFEGSFNSALLEYDKESKYYKAIKILQAISAKHIYQNKDVQTLELQGYTIINGLLNIFKPLLELTCKDFEALLHDERIECFIAMRLIKRISSKQIVAYQNDVKALNREDTEQFELLEWYHRVRLVIDYISGMTDDFALHEYQTLLAL; encoded by the coding sequence ATGATTGATTATAAACAGAAAATATCGACTGAAAGAGAATTTTATCCTATTAACGATCTAGAATACTCCATTGAAAGTGATCGTGGGCGCATTCTGTCAGCACCAGCATTTCGTAGACTTCAAAAGCGTACACAAGTCTTTGCACTTGAGCTCAATGCCTCTATACGTACTAGACTAACTCACTCTTTGGAAGTTTCTCAAACAGCACGTTTTATTGCCAAAAATATTTTGTCTAAACTCGAAAAAGACGGCTTAGCAACGTATGGCTTAGAAGGGTGTAAAAATGCATTTATTTCAACTTCTGAAATGACAAGTTTGCTTCATGACATTGGTAACCCTCCCTTTGGACATTTTGCAGAACAAACTATCAATAAATGGATAAAAGAAAATGCTCTACCTTTAATTGAAACATTCCCTGCAAGCACTGATAAAACAAAAGAACTCAAAGCGACACTCTCACAAGATCTTTGTAATTATGATGGCAACGCACAAGCAATTCGTGTCATTACCAAATTACAGAGGCTCAATCTCTCTTATACCCAAATAGCCTCTGTGGTTAAATACACACGTGGCGCATATGAAGAAAAGCCAACTAAGGGTGAGCCGTTTGATTATCTGATGAAAAAACCAGGGTTTTACTATAGCGAGAAAGGTTTCATTGAAAAAATTCAAGATAAGCTCAATATCAAACATGGTTGTAGATTTCCTTTAACCTACATTATGGAAGCTGCAGATGACATCTCTTATCTAACAGCTGATTTGGAAGATTCTGTTGAAAAAGGCATTTTGAATCTAGATAAAGTCTATGAGCTTATAAAAGCAGAGTGTGAGAAAGAGGGTGAAACATATCTTTTAGAAGTTATTCAAGATAGATATGACCAAGCCAAGAAAAACGATGAGCCATATCAGTTTAGTATGTTTTTTACATTGGTGCGTGCAAAGCTAGTAACATCTTTGGTCTATCATGTAGTTGATATTTACATCAACAATCATGAAGCAATTTTTGAAGGATCATTCAACAGTGCTTTGCTTGAATATGACAAAGAGAGCAAATACTATAAAGCGATAAAAATCTTACAAGCGATTTCTGCGAAGCATATATATCAAAACAAAGATGTTCAAACGCTAGAGTTACAAGGTTATACGATAATCAATGGACTTTTAAATATTTTCAAACCATTATTAGAACTTACATGCAAAGATTTTGAAGCACTACTACATGATGAAAGAATAGAGTGCTTTATTGCAATGAGGCTGATTAAACGCATCTCATCCAAGCAAATCGTAGCGTATCAAAATGATGTTAAGGCATTGAATCGCGAAGATACAGAGCAATTTGAACTTCTTGAATGGTACCATCGAGTACGCCTTGTTATTGACTATATTAGTGGCATGACTGACGATTTTGCATTGCATGAATATCAAACATTATTAGCACTTTAA
- the flgL gene encoding flagellar hook-associated protein FlgL, translating into MRVTDSLLFNNSMRNYRTSSQKLYDVNQQIHSGSKIQQSYQDTSVYIDAMRLNYEITTLEQSIESSSKAKSFANNIDTTLNSFTSKLDEFKTKLTQAANASNSQTSLEAIANDLEAYKEELINLANTSINGQFLFSGSALSTKPISADGTYNGNAESLTAVVGSGVELTYNVDGKSLFLGKDSDYSKVVSTNVAMYNQTKLHPSIMDASGTDTSSSEVYLTGTDTIRDMVGDTDSDTTNDPNALFYLSGRDTAGETFATKIEMSTTSSVEDLMERIGQAYGNTSTNTLVDVSMNARGQIEVKDLTTGNQVLEMNLFGAVDRDAAAGTAGNANQTDINALLASSNVDIIAFNASDYVSTNSATTIRSRADSYNAGVYRIGYELQTAEGSVAKATTLLSDIMPEADNILVGATPLSITATTTVQDLMSAIEAEYSLGAGSVRIENGQIIADDATGTLDATLIARDASNTPTAGFSIPDAINYTQRGFEKDGNELTSNVSQVVKETNEYATQATKLSAVAGTDTLDGKALNIDYKTLNGLRHSATINLSDAGSSVDVDTDNDGVVDATFSILDGSGNVTKADDVSYQQLSDIVSMLTSGTIPTNGVPTATSTDLEEYQYAIKTAQNSVEVGLDQQGRLSLMDKTASESKIEFSLSDSDAHTFDGTSSTALSFMANDSVTIESPSVNMFEQLDTMIEAVRSGNFRMDSTSSDPRNIGIQNALAQLDHITDHVTKAHTQIGALSNALTETQARAETLKVNVTTVQTEIVGIDLAEAYLELTQVSNSYEAMLSAIAKVNSMSLLDYM; encoded by the coding sequence ATGAGAGTCACTGATTCACTTTTATTTAACAACTCAATGCGTAATTACCGTACTTCTTCTCAGAAGTTGTATGACGTGAATCAGCAAATACATTCAGGTTCAAAAATACAGCAGAGTTATCAAGACACTAGCGTCTATATTGATGCCATGCGTTTAAACTATGAAATCACTACGCTTGAACAATCCATCGAAAGCAGTTCAAAAGCAAAATCCTTTGCAAATAACATCGATACAACGCTCAATAGTTTTACCAGTAAACTTGATGAATTTAAAACAAAACTCACACAAGCTGCCAATGCTTCTAATTCTCAAACAAGCTTAGAGGCGATTGCTAATGACTTAGAAGCATACAAAGAAGAGTTAATTAATCTTGCAAATACTTCTATTAATGGTCAATTTTTATTTTCAGGTTCTGCACTTTCAACCAAACCTATTAGTGCAGATGGAACATATAATGGTAATGCAGAAAGTTTAACAGCTGTTGTGGGTTCAGGTGTTGAGCTGACGTATAATGTTGATGGAAAGTCTCTTTTTTTAGGAAAAGATAGTGACTACAGTAAAGTTGTCTCCACCAATGTAGCTATGTATAATCAAACCAAACTCCATCCAAGTATCATGGATGCTTCGGGAACAGATACAAGTTCTAGTGAAGTTTATTTAACAGGAACAGATACTATTCGTGATATGGTAGGTGATACAGACAGTGATACAACCAATGATCCTAACGCTCTCTTTTACCTCTCAGGAAGAGATACCGCAGGGGAGACTTTTGCTACTAAAATTGAGATGAGTACAACATCGTCTGTTGAAGATTTAATGGAGCGTATCGGTCAAGCGTATGGAAATACATCAACCAATACTTTAGTCGATGTAAGTATGAACGCAAGAGGTCAGATTGAAGTAAAAGATTTGACAACAGGCAATCAAGTCTTAGAAATGAATCTCTTTGGCGCAGTTGATAGAGATGCGGCTGCTGGTACGGCAGGTAATGCGAATCAAACAGATATTAATGCTTTACTTGCTTCTTCAAACGTTGATATTATCGCTTTTAATGCGAGTGATTATGTCTCAACCAATTCTGCTACAACTATTCGTTCCAGAGCGGATAGTTATAACGCAGGAGTATATCGTATCGGGTATGAACTTCAAACAGCAGAAGGGAGTGTAGCAAAGGCTACAACTTTGTTAAGTGACATCATGCCAGAGGCTGATAATATCTTGGTAGGGGCTACACCTTTGAGCATTACTGCGACCACCACCGTACAAGACCTTATGAGTGCCATTGAAGCAGAATATAGTTTAGGTGCTGGTTCTGTGCGCATTGAAAATGGACAAATTATCGCAGATGATGCCACAGGAACACTGGATGCTACGTTGATAGCACGTGATGCTTCCAATACCCCCACTGCGGGGTTTAGTATCCCCGATGCGATTAATTACACACAGCGTGGATTTGAAAAAGATGGCAATGAACTCACGAGTAATGTTTCACAAGTGGTTAAAGAAACCAATGAATATGCAACACAAGCGACTAAGTTAAGTGCTGTTGCGGGAACTGATACGCTTGATGGCAAAGCATTGAATATTGACTATAAAACACTGAATGGTCTTAGACATTCTGCCACAATTAATCTAAGTGATGCGGGTAGCAGTGTGGACGTCGATACGGATAATGATGGGGTTGTTGATGCAACCTTCTCCATTCTCGATGGAAGTGGAAATGTAACGAAGGCAGATGATGTAAGCTATCAGCAGTTATCAGATATCGTAAGTATGCTTACTTCAGGCACTATTCCTACCAATGGTGTTCCTACTGCGACAAGTACAGATTTAGAAGAGTATCAGTATGCCATTAAAACAGCCCAAAATAGCGTTGAAGTAGGGCTTGACCAACAAGGTCGTCTTTCACTGATGGATAAAACAGCCTCTGAATCTAAGATTGAATTTAGTCTCTCTGATAGTGACGCTCATACATTTGATGGAACCTCAAGTACAGCACTCTCTTTTATGGCAAATGATTCGGTAACGATTGAAAGTCCTTCTGTGAATATGTTTGAACAATTAGATACTATGATTGAAGCGGTTAGAAGTGGTAATTTTCGTATGGATTCTACATCTTCTGACCCACGAAATATTGGTATTCAAAATGCCTTAGCACAGTTAGACCATATTACTGACCATGTAACAAAAGCACATACACAAATTGGTGCTTTGTCTAATGCGTTGACAGAAACTCAAGCACGAGCAGAAACACTAAAAGTCAATGTCACAACGGTTCAAACGGAGATTGTGGGTATTGATTTGGCGGAAGCGTATTTGGAATTGACTCAGGTCAGTAACTCTTATGAAGCGATGCTCTCAGCGATTGCAAAAGTCAATTCGATGTCTCTTTTAGATTACATGTAA
- a CDS encoding ATP-binding protein: MSCNKLGLKEIRFINSGHFLNENIIIDDFTLFLGSSGVGKTTVMSAVCYFYTMDKEKTRPVKKELSFYDWHLQGSYSHLVYIYENIIGKNAIIISKDKGIVKHTFINIHNYEDDISTLYLDENNRSLNLEEILANCSKKGLTYYKSETIPTFQKVMCRRSYNLLPNKDKPELDFSFYDSEESASLFGKYLFNIYSNSSVRDRGIKDMLISLIGEKEHSLIISEFKNRLADALRNVSHFDIIKERRERILRLDETIITYSALIDEIDKIKFELETIAYNKEIIQKVISRKQVDFLAEQKITQDKKNTLNDEWTIKSQNYDDQKAQLNNSILRHEEIYNVFIQKYRIEDLIKEQEKESEYKDGLTILDVKINAISSSIGELEIKENSDKQKAKIELNDKKDAEKKELESKKDDLSKSKWQLLKDKNIEIETNIHTIESDLESKANEYIELDKKISRDETTLSLLPKQNLENSSTKKFKEEMERLSTLKKGIELQFNTFNTEKLNLEKLRDDNFNELNKKIEDEVGEYTTQKEELQSRIDKVNKKLDIGKNNLFGFLNKNEVPNKRKILAIASDEILFEEQHLEFKIDTSNDTFYGLKVNGDVESLATKYDIETLENSKLSLQEQLNKLIARHNIKFKDIEDNLKSTSSKYQKLLKEKSKEIYGLSPKIKDNEIKINNENTRLNEELFRLTNERDSEIINKKEQLEKDKIQLGGLKEYLDGLKAKKSGLLSDINNKYDDKEKNLNQELTDCEKNLKSINNKYSALIDESDKRIHAIYNEIKKSKHIDTDALELLQQTFKQLDEKLKSINENRANVTRYNDEVLPNYNKVPALKEELDIATQQRDKDKSYFDGELKIVENKLPEIEKSINAWKSHQTFFKDFEEEISDIVLNVNKSYEPYLDNEVVLLLESKKYIHIHENYKTLMVQQSERAKTIMFETGKVIDGIPADNMMQLKTKFDINSFEDNIEQYISIAKSYANFIKTKFDIEGTSLQLHRLIEAINDAVSKISHIKGTFESIVKDVNKINGTMREGIKNITIIDFIRLNFKDTGKDEIVTKIESIGDMLSANMLIGYENSERSEKVKNELVKIAQDLQTILDKTFKKSITVADISTLTFDVSENGQVTKGIATLDSVGSTGTSIMVKAIIYITLLRMVTNKFANSERTKYHCIIDEIGQISADYFTELMKYAKQLEFVFINGTAANDDDIIEEYPRIYMGIRENQNQVELTLIDAVDAMGDW; encoded by the coding sequence ATGAGTTGTAATAAACTTGGATTAAAAGAGATTAGATTTATTAATAGCGGTCATTTTCTCAATGAAAATATAATTATAGATGATTTTACACTTTTTCTTGGTAGCTCAGGTGTTGGTAAAACAACTGTTATGAGTGCAGTTTGTTATTTCTATACTATGGATAAAGAGAAAACTAGACCAGTTAAAAAAGAACTTAGTTTTTATGATTGGCATTTACAGGGTAGCTATTCTCATTTGGTCTATATTTATGAAAATATCATCGGTAAAAATGCCATTATCATAAGTAAAGATAAGGGCATAGTAAAGCACACATTTATCAATATACATAATTATGAAGATGATATAAGTACTTTATATCTTGATGAAAATAATCGAAGTTTAAATTTAGAAGAGATTCTTGCAAATTGTTCAAAAAAAGGTTTGACATACTATAAAAGTGAAACTATACCAACATTTCAAAAAGTTATGTGTAGAAGAAGTTATAATCTATTACCCAATAAAGATAAGCCAGAACTAGATTTTTCATTTTATGATAGTGAAGAATCAGCAAGTCTATTTGGTAAATATTTGTTTAATATATATTCAAATTCATCAGTTAGAGATAGAGGTATTAAAGATATGCTCATCTCTTTAATTGGCGAAAAAGAACACTCCTTAATTATCTCAGAATTTAAAAATAGATTAGCTGATGCATTAAGAAATGTATCTCACTTTGATATTATCAAAGAAAGAAGAGAGAGAATACTTAGACTTGATGAAACAATTATTACATATAGTGCATTAATTGATGAAATAGATAAAATAAAGTTTGAATTAGAGACTATTGCATACAACAAAGAAATTATTCAAAAAGTAATAAGTAGAAAGCAAGTTGATTTTTTAGCTGAACAAAAAATCACTCAAGATAAAAAAAATACACTTAACGATGAGTGGACAATAAAATCTCAAAATTATGATGATCAAAAAGCACAATTAAACAATAGTATTCTTAGACATGAGGAAATCTACAACGTTTTCATACAAAAGTATAGAATTGAAGATTTAATCAAAGAACAAGAAAAAGAAAGTGAATATAAAGATGGATTAACTATATTAGATGTTAAGATTAATGCTATATCTAGTAGTATTGGTGAGTTAGAAATAAAAGAGAACTCAGACAAACAAAAAGCAAAAATTGAACTCAATGATAAGAAAGATGCAGAAAAAAAAGAACTTGAAAGCAAAAAAGATGATCTAAGTAAGAGTAAATGGCAACTATTAAAAGATAAAAATATAGAAATTGAAACAAATATACATACTATTGAATCTGACCTTGAATCAAAAGCTAATGAGTACATTGAGTTAGATAAAAAGATATCAAGAGATGAAACTACTCTCTCATTACTTCCTAAGCAAAATTTAGAAAATAGTTCCACTAAAAAATTTAAAGAAGAGATGGAAAGATTATCCACTCTAAAAAAAGGTATTGAATTACAGTTCAATACCTTCAATACCGAAAAATTAAATCTTGAAAAATTAAGAGATGATAACTTCAATGAACTTAACAAAAAGATAGAAGATGAAGTGGGGGAATATACAACACAAAAAGAAGAACTTCAATCTAGAATTGACAAGGTTAACAAAAAGTTAGATATAGGTAAAAATAATTTATTTGGATTTTTAAATAAAAATGAAGTACCAAATAAAAGAAAGATATTAGCTATTGCTAGCGATGAGATATTATTTGAGGAACAACATTTAGAATTTAAAATTGACACCAGTAATGATACTTTTTATGGATTAAAGGTTAATGGTGATGTAGAATCTCTTGCAACTAAGTATGATATTGAAACACTTGAAAATAGTAAATTATCTTTGCAAGAACAATTAAACAAACTAATCGCTAGGCATAACATAAAGTTTAAAGATATTGAAGATAATTTAAAATCAACATCAAGTAAATATCAAAAGCTATTAAAAGAAAAATCCAAAGAGATTTATGGGTTATCTCCAAAGATTAAAGATAATGAGATAAAAATAAACAATGAAAATACAAGATTAAATGAAGAGCTATTCCGATTAACAAATGAACGAGATAGTGAAATTATAAATAAAAAAGAGCAACTTGAAAAAGATAAAATTCAATTGGGTGGGTTAAAAGAATATTTAGATGGATTAAAAGCAAAAAAATCAGGTTTACTTTCTGATATAAATAATAAATATGATGACAAAGAGAAGAACTTAAATCAAGAGCTAACTGATTGTGAAAAAAATTTAAAGAGCATAAATAATAAATATAGTGCTCTAATAGATGAATCAGATAAAAGAATTCACGCAATATACAATGAGATTAAAAAAAGTAAGCATATTGATACTGATGCTCTTGAATTACTTCAGCAAACTTTCAAGCAACTAGATGAAAAGCTCAAGTCAATTAACGAGAATAGAGCTAATGTTACAAGATATAATGATGAAGTGCTACCAAATTACAATAAAGTACCTGCCTTAAAGGAAGAACTAGATATTGCAACTCAGCAAAGAGATAAGGATAAATCTTATTTTGATGGCGAACTTAAAATAGTAGAAAATAAACTTCCAGAAATAGAAAAATCAATTAACGCTTGGAAAAGTCATCAAACCTTTTTTAAGGACTTTGAAGAAGAAATATCTGACATTGTATTAAATGTAAATAAAAGCTATGAACCTTATTTGGATAATGAGGTTGTATTATTGCTTGAGAGTAAAAAGTATATACATATACATGAAAACTATAAAACTCTTATGGTTCAACAAAGTGAGAGAGCAAAAACAATAATGTTTGAAACGGGAAAAGTTATTGATGGTATTCCCGCAGATAATATGATGCAATTAAAAACCAAATTTGATATCAATAGTTTTGAGGACAATATAGAGCAATATATATCAATCGCTAAATCATACGCAAATTTCATTAAAACCAAGTTTGATATAGAAGGGACTAGTTTACAGCTTCATAGATTAATTGAGGCTATAAATGATGCCGTAAGTAAGATATCACATATCAAAGGAACATTTGAGAGTATTGTTAAAGATGTCAATAAAATAAATGGAACTATGCGAGAAGGTATTAAAAATATTACAATAATAGACTTTATAAGACTCAATTTTAAAGATACAGGAAAGGATGAAATCGTAACTAAAATTGAGAGTATTGGAGATATGCTAAGTGCTAATATGCTGATTGGTTATGAAAATAGCGAAAGATCTGAGAAGGTTAAAAATGAACTAGTAAAAATAGCGCAAGATTTACAAACCATCTTAGATAAAACATTTAAAAAAAGTATTACCGTCGCAGATATTAGTACCTTAACCTTTGATGTAAGTGAAAATGGTCAAGTTACAAAAGGAATTGCTACACTTGATAGTGTGGGGAGTACAGGTACATCAATTATGGTAAAAGCTATTATCTATATAACACTACTTAGAATGGTCACAAATAAATTTGCAAATAGTGAACGTACAAAATACCATTGTATTATTGATGAGATTGGTCAAATATCGGCAGACTACTTTACTGAACTAATGAAATATGCTAAACAGCTAGAGTTTGTATTTATAAATGGAACTGCCGCAAACGATGATGATATAATTGAAGAATACCCTAGAATATATATGGGAATTAGAGAAAATCAAAATCAAGTTGAGCTAACTTTAATAGATGCAGTAGATGCCATGGGCGATTGGTAA
- a CDS encoding HU family DNA-binding protein → MKKAEFIQAVSEKAGLSKKDTQKAVDAALEAISDALVAGKEVSFIGFGTFSTATRAARKARVPGTDRVVDVAKTTAVKFKVGKKLKDVVAKA, encoded by the coding sequence ATGAAAAAAGCGGAATTTATCCAAGCGGTTTCAGAGAAAGCAGGTCTTTCTAAGAAAGATACTCAAAAAGCTGTGGATGCAGCATTAGAAGCAATCAGTGATGCACTTGTTGCTGGTAAAGAAGTAAGTTTTATCGGTTTTGGTACATTTAGTACCGCAACAAGAGCTGCTAGAAAAGCAAGAGTTCCTGGTACAGATAGAGTTGTTGATGTAGCAAAAACAACTGCTGTAAAATTTAAAGTTGGTAAAAAACTTAAAGACGTTGTTGCTAAAGCATAA
- a CDS encoding tyrosine-type recombinase/integrase, giving the protein MACVVQHPKTGNVLLQNVVNGKTIRLSTGKKATSRLIGWYKTHVEDEFWKLYYQKNKEADQRMSFAEYARYIVDITQSNRNEFSQRGEIKKVERLIKYFGDIALDDIRPSTIQAWQDTFLKNLAPKTVKEYRSTLSVVFKFAFNDDLIRKNPLTPVKSPKLPRRIVDVFSDEDRKLLIEHSSGQLHNLIQFVFYSGLRAGEIIGLKWDNIDFDKNKIDVCMRVRKGTVDLPKGDKIRLIDLLPQAKQALLVQRQLTGLSSFVFHSKEGKPYFSETSITQSIQELCKKLHIVGGGGLQKMRRTHNTMLKQFGLPLDWILHQMGHETDEVNRNHYTGTITVDISKIIA; this is encoded by the coding sequence GTGGCATGTGTTGTTCAACATCCCAAAACAGGGAATGTTCTTTTACAAAATGTTGTTAATGGTAAAACCATCCGCCTATCAACAGGCAAGAAGGCAACAAGTAGGTTAATTGGCTGGTATAAAACTCACGTTGAAGATGAGTTTTGGAAGCTTTATTACCAAAAAAACAAAGAAGCAGATCAACGAATGAGCTTTGCTGAGTATGCGAGATATATTGTGGATATTACGCAAAGTAATCGAAATGAATTTTCGCAACGAGGAGAGATCAAAAAGGTTGAGAGACTTATCAAGTATTTTGGTGATATAGCGTTAGATGATATTAGACCATCAACCATTCAAGCATGGCAAGATACTTTTTTAAAAAACCTTGCACCAAAAACGGTGAAAGAGTATCGAAGTACGCTAAGTGTCGTATTTAAATTTGCGTTTAATGATGATCTCATCCGTAAAAATCCTCTAACACCTGTTAAGTCGCCCAAATTGCCTAGACGCATCGTTGATGTCTTTAGTGATGAAGATCGAAAATTGCTTATTGAACATTCAAGCGGGCAACTTCATAACCTTATTCAGTTTGTTTTTTACAGCGGACTGAGAGCAGGGGAAATAATAGGCCTTAAGTGGGACAATATAGACTTTGACAAAAACAAGATTGATGTCTGTATGAGAGTCCGAAAAGGTACTGTTGATCTGCCAAAAGGCGATAAAATCCGTTTGATTGATCTGTTACCGCAAGCGAAGCAAGCGCTTCTTGTACAAAGACAACTAACAGGGCTTTCATCCTTTGTCTTTCATTCAAAAGAGGGCAAACCATATTTTAGTGAAACAAGTATTACGCAATCCATTCAAGAGTTGTGTAAAAAGCTTCATATTGTAGGCGGTGGTGGTTTGCAAAAAATGAGGCGAACGCATAATACAATGCTAAAGCAATTTGGCTTGCCTCTTGATTGGATTCTTCATCAAATGGGACATGAAACAGATGAAGTCAATCGTAATCATTATACGGGAACAATAACAGTTGATATCAGCAAAATAATTGCATGA
- a CDS encoding DUF7281 domain-containing protein, which produces MAIKITSNNFKAIKILLEDKYISKSLFGSEKLLDVFLGCNSVYIDGKPKQIYLNDEEALLGVIRANGYNINSINDIDYFIESCEPISRDEIAAHYSDTKRVESKSFNGLMVSTFERLEVKYNATKQYLYPMEGTGLFIHYTSKLELDDDIILVGVENPQVVWYVNKYRHLFSENKKYLFLSISEYKTSYQYKWIESFKGEYIHFGDFDLAGINIYLNTIIPKLKNSKSYSYLIPDNIYTILKEQKYKKDYSKQTMYLNIESKNDQKLQQLISFIKKNKLTLEQEKLKKS; this is translated from the coding sequence ATGGCTATAAAGATAACTAGCAATAATTTTAAAGCTATAAAAATACTTTTAGAAGATAAGTACATATCTAAGAGTTTATTTGGTTCTGAAAAGCTTTTAGATGTATTTTTAGGGTGTAATTCAGTATATATTGATGGAAAACCAAAACAAATATATTTAAATGATGAAGAGGCTCTTTTAGGTGTCATAAGGGCTAATGGCTATAATATTAATTCTATAAATGATATAGATTATTTTATAGAATCATGCGAACCTATAAGCCGTGATGAGATTGCCGCGCACTATTCAGATACTAAAAGAGTTGAATCTAAAAGCTTTAACGGTTTGATGGTAAGTACATTTGAGAGATTAGAAGTTAAATATAATGCTACAAAACAATACTTATATCCAATGGAAGGCACAGGTTTATTTATACATTATACTTCAAAACTAGAACTAGACGATGATATAATTTTGGTTGGAGTAGAAAATCCTCAAGTAGTATGGTATGTTAATAAATACAGACATCTATTTAGCGAGAATAAAAAGTATCTATTTCTCTCTATTAGTGAATATAAAACATCTTATCAGTACAAATGGATTGAATCTTTTAAGGGTGAATATATACATTTTGGAGACTTTGATTTGGCTGGAATTAATATTTATCTTAACACAATCATTCCAAAATTAAAAAATTCTAAGTCATATTCGTATTTAATACCTGACAATATTTATACTATTCTTAAAGAGCAAAAATATAAGAAAGATTATTCAAAACAAACAATGTATTTAAATATCGAATCAAAAAATGATCAAAAATTACAACAATTAATATCCTTTATTAAAAAAAATAAATTAACACTTGAACAAGAAAAATTAAAAAAAAGTTGA
- a CDS encoding NERD domain-containing protein: MKKEQLEKNIQKGKDGEQAFLEWLDQNGFSYLYINQDTDSFPQLFKNHVKRPDFLVLIDSIGLIAVDVKNYKKHQEKYCPLPYESELKKTLSFERMFRIPVWYAYKNEESSWLWISALKAVEVGKLIAKEGQADFLSIKIEDFTEVTSNQDIGKLWEQRLPSFKNNHNSIDDKHTKKNS; the protein is encoded by the coding sequence ATGAAAAAAGAGCAACTAGAAAAAAATATCCAAAAAGGGAAAGATGGAGAACAAGCATTTTTAGAATGGCTTGATCAAAATGGCTTTTCGTATTTATACATTAATCAAGATACTGATTCTTTCCCACAACTATTTAAAAATCATGTGAAAAGACCTGATTTTTTAGTCTTGATTGATTCTATTGGATTGATTGCTGTAGATGTAAAAAATTATAAAAAACACCAAGAGAAGTACTGCCCATTACCGTATGAAAGTGAGCTAAAAAAGACATTATCGTTTGAGCGAATGTTTAGAATCCCCGTTTGGTATGCTTACAAAAATGAGGAATCTTCTTGGCTATGGATTAGTGCATTAAAGGCAGTCGAGGTAGGTAAATTAATTGCTAAAGAAGGGCAAGCTGATTTTCTATCAATTAAAATTGAAGATTTTACAGAAGTAACCAGCAATCAAGATATCGGAAAATTATGGGAACAGAGATTACCGAGCTTTAAAAATAATCATAATAGTATTGATGATAAACATACTAAGAAGAATAGTTAA